A portion of the Microbacterium hominis genome contains these proteins:
- a CDS encoding iron chelate uptake ABC transporter family permease subunit — translation MVLVAVLATISLFVGVADLDAFVLFASRVPRTVSLILAGAAFAITGLIMQLLTRNRFVEPGTTGATDAAGLALLAVLMAVPGVPIGAKAVAASLGAMVGVIGFLALARRIPSRSSVLVPIIGILYGGVIGAVTTFIAYRADVLQELLSWGVGDFSGILRGRYEMLYLAAAAALIAWIAADRFTVAGLGEDAARGLGLDTRAVLGLGVGIIAVVTGTMVVVTGALPFLGLIAPNIVSRLIGDNMRRAVPLVALLGASLVLACDLIGRLARFPFEIPISVVMGVVGGIVFLWMLLGGARERTGAPA, via the coding sequence GTGGTCCTGGTGGCCGTCCTCGCGACGATCTCGCTGTTCGTCGGCGTCGCCGACCTCGACGCATTCGTGCTGTTCGCGAGCCGCGTGCCGCGCACCGTGTCGCTCATCCTCGCCGGGGCGGCCTTCGCGATCACCGGCCTCATCATGCAGCTGCTCACCCGCAACCGCTTCGTCGAACCCGGCACCACCGGAGCGACCGATGCCGCCGGCCTCGCCCTCCTCGCCGTGCTCATGGCGGTGCCGGGCGTCCCCATCGGGGCCAAGGCTGTCGCGGCCTCGCTCGGCGCGATGGTCGGCGTCATCGGATTCCTCGCCCTCGCCCGGCGCATCCCGTCGCGCTCCAGCGTGCTCGTGCCGATCATCGGCATCCTCTACGGCGGCGTGATCGGCGCCGTCACGACGTTCATCGCCTACCGCGCGGACGTGCTGCAGGAGCTGCTCAGCTGGGGCGTCGGCGACTTCTCGGGCATCCTGCGCGGCCGCTACGAGATGCTCTACCTCGCCGCCGCGGCGGCCCTCATCGCCTGGATCGCCGCCGACCGCTTCACCGTCGCGGGACTCGGCGAGGATGCCGCGCGCGGCCTCGGACTCGACACCCGCGCCGTCCTCGGCCTCGGCGTGGGGATTATCGCCGTCGTGACCGGAACCATGGTGGTCGTCACCGGCGCACTGCCCTTCCTCGGACTCATCGCCCCGAACATCGTCAGCCGCCTCATCGGGGACAACATGCGCCGTGCCGTGCCGCTTGTCGCCCTGCTCGGGGCCTCGCTCGTGCTGGCATGCGACCTCATCGGCCGCCTGGCCCGCTTTCCGTTCGAGATCCCGATCTCGGTGGTCATGGGCGTCGTGGGCGGAATCGTCTTCCTGTGGATGCTGCTGGGCGGCGCCCGCGAGAGAACCGGAGCCCCCGCATGA
- a CDS encoding iron chelate uptake ABC transporter family permease subunit has product MTRTGTDRRAVGPAPAVADVARRALRTPERRLLALAALALLMIALFVFTDLPGRWEYALGLRGRTVAGMVIAAAAVGVATVLFQTITANRILTPGIMGFDAVFLAIQVVTAFAIGPAVLVGAPPLASWLVELVLMAGSISLLYWWLFLRRRLDLHVIVLAGLVLGVLFRSVTAFLQRLLDPDTFAIVQNLAFASFTSVDRELLVPTGVLVAAAIGSLWPIRRSLDVLSLGESAAISLGVDHRRTVMHTVLAIAVMVAASTALVGPVTFFGLLVANLAYGAVGHRHLRSIPAAIAIGAIALVGGQFVLDRLLGFGTELPVVIEFVGGLFFIALMLTGRAR; this is encoded by the coding sequence ATGACCCGCACCGGCACCGACCGGCGCGCCGTCGGTCCCGCACCCGCCGTCGCCGATGTCGCCCGGCGCGCGCTCCGAACCCCCGAGCGCCGGCTCCTCGCCCTGGCTGCCCTGGCGCTGCTGATGATCGCGCTCTTCGTGTTCACGGATCTCCCCGGCAGATGGGAGTACGCGCTCGGCCTGCGCGGGCGCACCGTGGCGGGCATGGTCATCGCCGCCGCGGCTGTGGGCGTGGCGACCGTGCTGTTCCAGACGATCACGGCGAACCGCATCCTCACGCCCGGCATCATGGGCTTCGACGCCGTCTTCCTGGCCATCCAGGTGGTCACGGCCTTCGCGATCGGCCCGGCCGTGCTGGTCGGCGCCCCGCCCCTCGCGTCGTGGCTGGTCGAGCTCGTGCTCATGGCGGGGTCCATCTCGCTGCTCTACTGGTGGCTGTTCCTGCGACGACGCCTCGACCTCCACGTGATCGTGCTGGCGGGGCTGGTGCTCGGCGTGCTGTTCCGCTCGGTCACCGCCTTCCTGCAGCGATTGCTCGACCCCGACACGTTCGCCATCGTGCAGAACCTCGCCTTCGCGAGCTTCACCTCGGTCGACCGCGAGCTGCTGGTGCCTACCGGGGTGCTCGTGGCAGCGGCGATCGGCTCGCTGTGGCCGATCCGCCGCTCCCTCGACGTGCTCTCCCTCGGCGAGTCCGCCGCGATCTCCCTCGGAGTGGACCACCGGCGCACGGTGATGCACACGGTGCTCGCGATCGCGGTGATGGTCGCGGCATCCACCGCCCTCGTGGGACCGGTGACGTTCTTCGGCCTGCTGGTGGCGAATCTGGCCTACGGCGCGGTCGGGCATCGGCACCTGCGCAGCATCCCGGCCGCCATCGCGATCGGAGCGATCGCCCTCGTCGGCGGGCAGTTCGTCCTGGACCGGCTGCTGGGCTTCGGCACCGAGCTGCCCGTGGTCATCGAGTTCGTCGGGGGACTCTTCTTCATCGCTCTCATGCTGACCGGAAGGGCACGCTGA
- a CDS encoding iron ABC transporter ATP-binding protein, whose translation MIEIDHLTKRHGAVVAIDDVALAIGRGVTAVIGPNGAGKSTLLAAVGRLIGVDAGTARVAGLDVITAKSRALARRLAILRQDNHLAVRLSVEDLVAYGRFPHGGSGRTPVDREHVDGAIRRLDLESVRTRFLDELSGGQRQRAFVAMAIAQDADHLLLDEPLNNLDPRHSVSLMKLVRRLAAEREMTIVVVLHDINVAAQFADDIVAMRDGRVVHHGPVDEVVTAQNLAALYDTPAHVTEVAGRRVVLWE comes from the coding sequence ATGATCGAGATCGATCACCTGACCAAGCGCCACGGCGCGGTCGTCGCCATCGACGACGTCGCGCTGGCGATCGGACGCGGCGTGACCGCCGTCATCGGCCCCAACGGCGCCGGCAAGTCGACGCTGCTGGCCGCGGTCGGCCGTCTGATCGGGGTGGATGCCGGCACCGCGCGCGTCGCGGGGCTCGACGTGATCACCGCGAAGTCGCGCGCGCTGGCCAGGCGCCTGGCCATCCTGCGGCAGGACAACCACCTCGCCGTGCGGCTCAGCGTCGAGGACCTCGTCGCGTACGGTCGCTTCCCGCACGGCGGGTCGGGACGCACGCCGGTCGATCGCGAGCACGTCGACGGTGCGATCCGCAGACTCGACCTCGAGTCCGTGCGCACCCGCTTCCTGGACGAGCTCTCCGGCGGGCAGCGTCAGCGCGCGTTCGTGGCGATGGCGATCGCGCAGGACGCCGACCACCTGCTCCTGGACGAGCCCCTCAACAACCTCGACCCGCGCCACAGTGTGAGCCTCATGAAGCTCGTGCGCCGGCTCGCCGCAGAGCGGGAGATGACGATCGTCGTCGTGCTGCACGACATCAACGTGGCCGCGCAGTTCGCCGACGACATCGTCGCCATGCGCGACGGCCGCGTGGTGCATCACGGCCCCGTCGACGAGGTGGTGACCGCGCAGAACCTCGCCGCCCTGTACGACACGCCTGCTCACGTGACCGAGGTCGCCGGACGGCGGGTCGTGCTGTGGGAGTGA
- a CDS encoding siderophore-interacting protein yields the protein MTPTHIAPTYALARQGLDMRFRFARLVERSWLTEEYVRVRLRGDDLVGFASLGADDHCRVFFPAGGEEPASVEEMRAAPSREYTPFAFGEDWLELEFAIHGEPGDRGVAAEWAATAPLGSLVGVGGPRGSMIIEGRPQVWFLAGDETAVPAIRRFAASMPADAVGTVLVEVPDAARELAVEAPAGVGVEYVHRGDARGGTALAERLDALGAEHRPDGDVFVFIASEQAIVKTGRALAVDRWGLEADRIVVKGYWKRGDVEFHAPH from the coding sequence ATGACCCCCACCCACATCGCCCCGACCTACGCCCTCGCCCGTCAGGGCCTCGATATGCGATTCCGCTTCGCCCGGCTCGTCGAGCGGTCGTGGCTCACCGAGGAGTACGTGCGGGTGCGCCTGCGCGGCGACGACCTCGTCGGCTTCGCCTCGCTGGGCGCCGACGACCACTGCCGCGTCTTCTTCCCGGCGGGCGGCGAAGAGCCCGCCTCCGTCGAGGAGATGCGCGCGGCGCCCAGTCGCGAGTACACGCCCTTCGCGTTCGGCGAGGACTGGCTCGAGCTCGAGTTCGCGATCCACGGTGAACCGGGCGACCGGGGCGTGGCCGCAGAGTGGGCGGCCACGGCGCCGCTCGGGTCTCTCGTCGGGGTCGGCGGGCCGCGCGGCTCGATGATCATCGAGGGGCGGCCGCAGGTGTGGTTCCTCGCGGGCGATGAGACCGCCGTGCCGGCGATCCGCCGCTTCGCGGCATCCATGCCCGCCGACGCCGTCGGCACCGTGCTCGTCGAGGTGCCCGACGCCGCCCGCGAACTCGCCGTCGAGGCGCCGGCCGGCGTGGGCGTGGAGTACGTGCACCGCGGCGACGCGCGCGGGGGCACGGCGCTGGCGGAGCGGCTCGACGCGCTCGGGGCGGAGCACCGGCCGGACGGCGACGTGTTCGTCTTCATCGCCTCGGAGCAGGCCATCGTCAAGACGGGCCGGGCGCTCGCTGTCGACCGCTGGGGGCTGGAGGCGGATCGCATCGTGGTGAAGGGCTACTGGAAGCGCGGCGACGTCGAGTTCCACGCCCCGCATTGA
- a CDS encoding NUDIX hydrolase, translating into MRADTDPTSARDQLAALVAAASGASPAPPAPGERPAAVLMLFGVLDGRPSDRAAQAGAVSRDLDVLLLARARTLRSHPGQIAFPGGRIDSGDASPVDAALREAVEETGLDPAGVDVLGVLEDVPLLYSGHRVTPVVAWWRAPSPVGVVDVAESAAVFRAPVADLLDPAQRGVTVIRRDGQEWRGPGFLVHDRTGDHLVWGFTGMLLDGLFDRLGWTEPWDAARELPLEYPVAEV; encoded by the coding sequence GTGCGTGCCGACACCGACCCGACCAGTGCCCGCGATCAGCTCGCGGCGCTCGTCGCGGCCGCCTCGGGGGCGAGCCCGGCGCCTCCCGCGCCGGGTGAGCGGCCGGCTGCGGTGCTCATGCTGTTCGGAGTGCTCGACGGTCGCCCGAGCGATCGCGCGGCGCAGGCGGGCGCGGTCTCCCGTGACCTCGACGTGCTGCTGCTCGCGCGCGCCCGCACGCTGCGGTCGCACCCGGGCCAGATCGCCTTTCCGGGCGGCCGTATCGACTCCGGTGACGCCTCACCCGTCGACGCGGCGCTGCGCGAGGCCGTCGAGGAGACGGGGCTCGACCCGGCCGGCGTCGACGTGCTGGGCGTGCTCGAAGACGTGCCGCTGCTGTACTCGGGGCACCGGGTCACACCCGTGGTGGCGTGGTGGCGTGCGCCGTCGCCGGTGGGGGTGGTCGACGTCGCCGAGTCGGCGGCGGTGTTCCGGGCGCCCGTGGCCGACCTGCTCGACCCCGCCCAGCGAGGTGTCACCGTGATCCGGCGTGACGGGCAGGAGTGGCGCGGCCCCGGGTTCCTCGTGCACGATCGCACCGGCGACCACCTCGTGTGGGGCTTCACCGGCATGCTGCTGGACGGCCTGTTCGATCGCCTGGGCTGGACGGAGCCGTGGGATGCCGCGAGGGAGTTGCCGCTCGAGTACCCGGTCGCCGAGGTCTGA
- a CDS encoding DNA glycosylase AlkZ-like family protein: protein MTSSMRVLSAEQARRIIVRAQLLDADRPGDVVEVAEQLGAVKIDPTATIAPAEHTVLWSRIGWSYEAGQLVKAVEGDRLLFEFDGAFRPMSLLPLMLPAMRRWPRRASSRQWLEANARFRADVLSRLDAEGPLTAAQIPDTAQVSRAPDGWSGSNQVPHMLEFLLRQGEVAVVGREGRTRRWDLASRVYPADLPVLDDDEAARLLDERRLQAAGIAKQRSPWTPVGDAGIPIMIEGSLRRYRVDPEALAALDADEAAGADPGGRVAFLNPYDGMLADRPRLSEVFGFEYVLEQFKPKAQRRYGFFAHPILLGDRFVGMLEAEVVRGRDGDGGGLRVDAVHEFLPFEPEEHEMVRAEIDELAQWLGVEVTGAV, encoded by the coding sequence ATGACGAGCAGCATGCGGGTGCTGAGCGCCGAGCAGGCGCGACGCATCATCGTGCGGGCGCAGCTGCTCGACGCGGACCGGCCGGGCGACGTCGTCGAGGTCGCCGAGCAGCTCGGCGCCGTCAAGATCGATCCGACCGCCACGATCGCCCCCGCCGAGCACACCGTGCTGTGGTCGCGCATCGGCTGGTCGTACGAGGCCGGGCAGCTCGTGAAGGCCGTCGAAGGCGACCGGCTGCTGTTCGAGTTCGACGGCGCCTTCCGCCCGATGAGCCTGCTGCCGCTCATGCTGCCGGCGATGAGACGCTGGCCGCGACGGGCGAGCAGCCGTCAGTGGCTGGAGGCGAATGCACGGTTCCGCGCCGACGTGCTCTCCCGCCTCGATGCCGAGGGGCCGCTGACGGCGGCGCAGATCCCCGACACCGCCCAGGTGTCGCGCGCCCCCGACGGATGGTCGGGCTCGAACCAGGTGCCGCACATGCTCGAGTTCCTGCTGCGACAGGGCGAGGTGGCTGTCGTCGGCCGCGAGGGGCGCACCCGCCGGTGGGACCTCGCGTCGCGCGTGTACCCGGCAGATCTCCCGGTGCTCGACGACGACGAGGCAGCGCGGCTCCTCGACGAGCGCCGGCTGCAGGCGGCCGGCATCGCCAAGCAGCGCTCGCCGTGGACGCCGGTCGGCGACGCCGGCATCCCGATCATGATCGAGGGGTCCCTGCGCCGCTACCGCGTCGATCCCGAAGCGCTCGCCGCCCTCGACGCCGACGAGGCGGCGGGAGCGGACCCGGGCGGACGGGTGGCGTTCCTCAACCCGTACGACGGCATGCTCGCCGACCGCCCGCGGCTGAGCGAGGTCTTCGGGTTCGAGTACGTGCTCGAGCAGTTCAAGCCGAAGGCCCAGCGCCGCTACGGATTCTTCGCCCACCCCATCCTCCTGGGCGATCGCTTCGTCGGGATGCTGGAGGCCGAGGTCGTCCGGGGGCGAGACGGCGATGGGGGAGGGCTCCGGGTCGACGCCGTGCACGAGTTCCTGCCGTTCGAGCCGGAGGAGCACGAGATGGTGCGCGCCGAGATCGACGAGCTCGCCCAATGGCTGGGCGTGGAGGTCACGGGGGCTGTGTGA
- a CDS encoding APC family permease — protein MRELFRRKPVTAPAERVGGLTRGLGTFQLAMLGVGATIGTGVFFVMHESVPLAGPAVVVAFVVAGVVAGLTAVCYAELASAVPVSGSTYAYAYATLGELVAMIVAACLVLEYGVSAAAVASGWSGYLDRLIGDLFGWHLPPALAAGPLEGGILNLPAVLLVGMCAVLLIRGTRESALVNTIMVAIKVGVLLMFAFIAITAFQVDNFADFAPHGAAGVTAAAGTIFFTFIGLDAVSTAGDEVRDPQRSLPRAIMIALATVVTVYLFVAIAAVGAQPWQDFEREEQQSAGLAVILGDVLGATWPATVLAAGAVVSIFSVTLVVLFGQTRILYAIGRDGLIPKAFARVDPRTHTPVFSTVVCAGAIALLAGLVPLSNLWDLVSMGTLVAFIVVSLGVIVLRRTRPDLERSFRVPGYPVTPILSIAACLYLIAGLGWTTYAWFAAWVAVVVAFYLLWGRRHSVLGRSAAADATGSEETNQPLDPTASP, from the coding sequence ATGCGCGAGCTGTTCCGTCGCAAGCCGGTCACCGCCCCCGCCGAACGCGTCGGCGGGCTCACGCGCGGGCTGGGCACCTTCCAGCTGGCGATGCTGGGGGTCGGAGCGACCATCGGCACCGGGGTCTTCTTCGTCATGCACGAGTCCGTGCCGCTGGCCGGCCCCGCCGTCGTGGTCGCGTTCGTCGTCGCCGGGGTCGTGGCAGGGCTCACGGCCGTCTGCTACGCGGAGCTCGCCTCGGCCGTGCCCGTCTCCGGATCCACCTACGCGTACGCGTACGCCACGCTCGGGGAGCTCGTCGCGATGATCGTCGCGGCGTGCCTCGTGCTCGAATACGGGGTGTCGGCCGCCGCCGTCGCCTCGGGCTGGAGCGGCTACCTCGATCGGCTCATCGGCGACCTGTTCGGCTGGCATCTGCCGCCCGCCCTCGCCGCCGGCCCGCTCGAGGGCGGCATCCTGAACCTTCCGGCCGTGCTCCTGGTGGGGATGTGCGCGGTGCTCCTCATCCGGGGCACGCGGGAGTCCGCGCTGGTGAACACGATCATGGTCGCCATCAAGGTGGGCGTGCTCCTCATGTTCGCGTTCATCGCGATCACCGCGTTCCAGGTCGACAACTTCGCCGACTTCGCCCCGCACGGCGCCGCGGGGGTGACCGCGGCCGCCGGCACGATCTTCTTCACCTTCATCGGGCTCGATGCCGTGAGCACCGCCGGCGACGAGGTGCGCGATCCGCAGCGCTCGCTGCCGCGGGCCATCATGATCGCGTTGGCCACCGTCGTGACCGTGTACCTGTTCGTGGCGATCGCGGCCGTCGGCGCTCAGCCCTGGCAGGACTTCGAGCGCGAGGAGCAGCAGTCGGCGGGCCTGGCCGTGATCCTCGGGGACGTGCTCGGCGCGACCTGGCCGGCGACCGTGCTCGCCGCGGGAGCGGTGGTCTCGATCTTCTCGGTCACCCTGGTGGTGCTGTTCGGGCAGACGCGCATCCTCTACGCGATCGGCCGCGACGGGCTCATCCCGAAGGCCTTCGCGCGGGTCGATCCCCGCACGCACACTCCCGTGTTCTCCACGGTGGTGTGCGCCGGCGCGATCGCGCTGCTGGCGGGGCTCGTGCCGCTGTCGAACCTCTGGGACCTCGTGTCGATGGGCACCCTCGTCGCCTTCATCGTCGTCTCGCTCGGCGTCATCGTGCTGCGCCGCACCCGCCCCGACCTCGAGCGCTCGTTCCGCGTGCCCGGCTACCCGGTCACGCCGATCCTGTCCATCGCCGCGTGCCTGTATCTCATCGCCGGGCTCGGCTGGACGACCTACGCGTGGTTCGCCGCGTGGGTGGCGGTGGTGGTCGCGTTCT